The genomic region CCGATCCGAACCGCTGCCCGCGGGTGGTTCATGGTCCGCCATTTCGGAGTGCGTGAGGTCGCGATCCTCGACGGCGGCTTCCAGAAATGGATCGCGGAGGGTCGCCCCACGCAGTCCGGTGAGCAGGAGCCGCGAAACGCGCGATTTCAAACAGCCGAGCGCGGCGACGTAGTCACCAAGCAGCAAATCCTGGGCGGAATCGAGCTTCCGATTGTCGATGCACGCGGCGCCCCGCGCTTCGAGGGAAGCGAGCCCGACCCGCGGCCCGGTGTCGCGGCAGGCCATATCCCAGGCGCCCGCAACGTGCCTTTCTCGGCGCTCTACAATGAGGACGGGACCTTCAGGTCGCGCAAGGAGCTGGAGCAGCTGTTCGAGGAGGGCGGCGTCGATGCCAAGCAGCCGTTCGTCGCCAGCTGCGGATCTGGAGTCACGGCCAATTCGCTGCTGTTCGCAGCCTACTTGCTCGGCAACGACACCACTCGGCTCTACGACGGAAGCTGGACGGAATGGGGCGCCGATCCGGCTACCCCGAAGGCGACCGGCCCGGCCTAGCGGCTGAAGATCTGCTCGAGGTCCTTGAGGCCGGTCTTCAGCTCGTCGGCGATGACCCGAAGCGCAGCGATGTTGGTCTCCAGCCCTTGATCGCGCTGGAAGGACACCGCCTCCAGCCCGGCAGCCGCGACCGAAACCAGCTCGGCCGAGCGACGGTCGAAGCAGCGCCTGGCTGCTTCGTCCGCGCTCTCCCACCGCACTGAAACCTCATCGTCCATGTCGCCTGCCGGACCGCCGCCGAACTCGTCCACGACGCGCAGCGCGTTGCGAAGGCTCGCAAGGCGGGTGACCGGCTCCGGGTGGAGTCGCTCGGACGGTTGCGGTGCAGGGCTTTGGGCGAACAGATGCAACATTCCGCCGGTTGTCGCCGGGCATGCCTAAGGAAGTGTTAAGCGCCCGACTGCGGGGAGATGTCGCGAAGGATCCAGCCGCGCTGCGGGATCGTCTCGATGAACTCGGTGCCTCCGGCCGCGCTCCGCAATTTCTTGCGCAGCTTGGAGATGAAGACGTCGATGATCTTGGGCTGCGGCTGGTCGTCGGCGCGGCGGTAGAGGTGCTTCAGAAGCATCGCTCGGGTGACGACATTGTTGCGGGCGAAGGCAAGCAGCTCCAGCACCCGATACTCCATCTCGGTAATCCCGATCGGATGGCCGTCGATCCGGATAAGGCGCTGCATCTGGTCGACTGAAAGCCGCCCGCCGCACAGGGTCTCGGGCATCTCGCCGCCCGACGCTCGAAGCGACGTCAGGAGCCGCGACGCGGCTTCCTCGCTTTCCTGCGGTGATATGCTGTCGGGCGATCCGATCAGCGCCTGCTGGATTTCGGCGAGTGCCTTGTGTGCTTCCTCGACCAGGCGGGTGCCTTCCTCGAAGCGACGCCGTGAGCGGTCGAGCATCGACTCGACTTCCACCAGGCGGGTCGAGAGCGTTTCTTCAGCCATTGGCTTCTTCTACCCCCCTCGTTCCCACTTAGGGAACCTGAGCGGATGCGA from Sphingomonas anseongensis harbors:
- the sseA gene encoding 3-mercaptopyruvate sulfurtransferase; this encodes MESLVSTQWLADHLGEADLTIIDSSWHMPASGRNGREDYLQAHIPGARFLDIDAVSDRANPAPHMLPTAEDFARAMEELGVSSDDRIVVYDNSPIRTAARGWFMVRHFGVREVAILDGGFQKWIAEGRPTQSGEQEPRNARFQTAERGDVVTKQQILGGIELPIVDARGAPRFEGSEPDPRPGVAAGHIPGARNVPFSALYNEDGTFRSRKELEQLFEEGGVDAKQPFVASCGSGVTANSLLFAAYLLGNDTTRLYDGSWTEWGADPATPKATGPA
- a CDS encoding winged helix-turn-helix domain-containing protein encodes the protein MAEETLSTRLVEVESMLDRSRRRFEEGTRLVEEAHKALAEIQQALIGSPDSISPQESEEAASRLLTSLRASGGEMPETLCGGRLSVDQMQRLIRIDGHPIGITEMEYRVLELLAFARNNVVTRAMLLKHLYRRADDQPQPKIIDVFISKLRKKLRSAAGGTEFIETIPQRGWILRDISPQSGA